AATGCCCAGTAGTATCTAGCTTATAGATCCATTGTGCCTCACTCACTTGTTTGCAAGAGCAACATGCGATGAAGCAGCCAGTGGCCATTTATCTTAATGAGGGCAGTTAACTCGGGTGTGAGCTCTGCTGCTGCCTCCCCACAAAAACGCATGAGCCCCAGGAACAGCCGCTGATCCTCCTACCCACGGACTTGATTCTTACAAACACATTTTGCCCTCTTGTCGAAACCTAATTAGTTCTAAAGGAGATTAAATTATATGTAATTATTATGATAATATTTTCATTTATTCAAGATAATGGCCAGACTTTGGTGAAGACAGTATTTGTGAAGAGAGAGCAATCTCCCCCCGCACAGTGGAAGTTATCAAAGCATGAAATCAGGAATCCTGATTTTCTGAGCAAAATGTAATCTTTTCTCATAGAGATGGGACAATAGCAAGAGCTTCACTCTCTACATCTCCTTCACTCCCCTTCACTTTAATTAAAATAACTcgctgaatctctctctctctctctctatctctatctctctctctctctgtctctctctctctctctctctctctctctctctctctctctctctctctctctctctctctctctctctctctctctctctctctctctctctctctctctctctctatctatctctctccctcctcagcctcactcttcctctctgtcttgcAAGTATACAGAGTCTATCTCTATGCACAGTCTAGTTATTTTCCTTACATTTAACTTGTCTTAAGTCCTGCCCTAAACCACTGTCAAGCAATTGCTTTTTCTTGCaaattccccctctccctccctccctccctctctctctctctctctctctctctctctctctctcctctctctctctctctctctctctctctctctctctacatatatatatatatatatatatatatatatatatatgtgtgtgtgtgtgtcccttctCTGCCTCACTCTTTTTCtgtcactatctatctatctatctatctatctatctatctatctatctatctatctatctatctatctatctatctatctatctatctatctatctatctatctatctatctatctatctatctatctatctatctatctatctatctatctatctatctatctatctatctatctatctatctatctatctatctatctatctatctatctatctatctatctatctatctccttcCTTCCTTGAAATCGAGGTGACTTAAGTGAAGGATTACGCCACATCTCGGGAGGGAGGTTTGCGTATGTAGGATGGGATGTCAGTGGGGACGAGGACTGAGTAACTGATTTGGAGTTGAGGGAGAGACATGTACATTTGAGAATGGAGTGGTCTGCAGTCCACATGAAACAGATGCTCTGCAGAGACCTTGAGAGACCTCCTGCATGTACCTCTGGTAACACTTTACATTAAGCGGCTCTTTGTTTGCCCTATTACACTACAGCATTAAATCATGGATGGATTTCTTCATACACTGTAAGATGTACAGTAAACTTTTCAGAAATGTATTGGTTGTTGTTAAATTCTAAATTTTGTCCAACATTTTTCCAGCGAATCATAGAAAAAGCAAGTGAATGCATCTTTCCGGCAAAAAACACCACCTTGTGACTTTCCAAGAGAGCAAAGTTGTAAGAGCCATTTGAAAGGACAGACAGATAACATTTGGAGATGAGATGGTAAAAGGGAGAAATAGCTGTTGAGAAGGTGATATTTGGAAAATGTGTTGAGGTAACAATGTGCATTGGTGGTAAGTGATGTTCACTACCAGTCCAATAAATGGATGCTGCATTCAAGCATTCCAAATGACTCCTTGTCTGCATACTGTACCTTTTGTTTTGCATATATGTTTTTACAAGTTACAATATTCAGGCTACAGAGAGAGTTTTTAGGGTGTCTTGCTGCTGCTACCACAGTAGGGAGGAATCAGAGCCCTTGTCTCCTCCTAACACCTGTCATAATTTCcatacccaatttctcctctccCACCTCTCTTCCCTTCCATACGTTGCCTAGCCCGAGGGCAGGTAGGGCATCTCATTGTGGTAGTTGTAGTCAGGGCAAACCTTCTGGACCAGGCGGTAGTCTGTGCTGTAGAAGGAGATATAGATGCAGATGACCTTAAAGGGCTTGGAGCAGATCCAGGACACGTGGCTCTGGGTCTGCTCCTGGAAGCAGGTCTTGGATGGGTCATAGTTGCACAGCGAAGTGCGTTTGCTGCGGTCCACCTTCTCATAGTCCACGCGGCAGTTGAAGATCTTGGAGTCCTTGGGGTAGACCACGCTCTGGCGCTCCAGGTCAAACTCGACTGCCTTCACCGGTGGCACCAGGCTGACAGAGATGTTGCCCTGGCCCGTGGAGTTGTGGCGAAAGTAGACGCTGAATGTGCCATTGCCATGATCCACGATCTTGCCAGTGATCAGCAGGTTGAGACGCACCGTCTTGATGTTGGAGTAGAAGTCTCCCCAACCAAACATCTTCTTGAATTTGCCAGTTTTCACGATTGGTCGGCGCTTGACACGGGAACTCAAGGCGTCAGGCTTGAGAAGGTCACTGCCCAGCATCTCCCAAAACTCCTGCTTGGAGaagtcctgcttggagaaaggGATGGGGGAGCGGTAGGGCAGCTCTAGAGAGGTGGAGTTGGCTGCTCTGCTCTTGCTGTGAAGCATCCAGCGGCTCAGAGGGGACAGCGGGGCCTGGCTGCTGAGAAGACCCACTGTTTTGGAGGAGTCGTCTGAGGAGCTCTTGGGGCCTGAGGAGTCATCTTCTTGACCCAGGGCCAGCTGAGAGGGACAATGTTTGTGCATGTGGAGGGTAAAAGGAGTTGGAGAgaggggaatgggggggggggacaaagaaaATAAGCAGTTATTTTGCAAGGGAGAAAGAATCATGGACAGAAAACAAATTATAGTTTAATCGATACTTAATTTACTGTTCATACCTCTAGAGGTAGTAACCGTGACATTCCAtaaatgttttatatatataaagatagatagatatatgaaTCTGTGGACTTTTTCaagtattgctattattattattttctcttttttttttacctcaaccAAGAGTGTGAATATTCCTCTACATCTAGTTTTACTGGGAGCCATTGTAATTCCCTGAGCTCATCTGCCTCCCTCCAGCTACCTGAGAAGCCTGAGGGACCAAAGTGAAGATTTAAACAGAAATCCACACTAAAACACAATTCACATGAAGTGTGCTTTTCCCAGTCTTAGACAGATTAATCGATATTTGTGAGCGTGATCCGTTTTCTTGAAAATGTAAAAATTCTGAAGtgtttttcagtcactgagaaaaaaaaactttttgagTTGTTTCTTTGACAATGAACAGGGGGTTGATTTATGAGCTCCCAGAATATTTGTGATTTTACGTCAAAATAAGCTTGATTCATAGCTCGTGCCCTGGGACACATATTCCTGCATCCATCAGAGGGTCTGTCTCCGATATCTTCAAATTCAATCCCCTAGCTCAGTGTCAAGGCAGCGGTTTCACAAAGTGTTGCCTAGTGAcaacatggaggagagagagcatCACCTCTCTTATTGCCAGTCATGTAATAATCACAATGTTTGTTTAACTAGCCCAGAATTAAACCAAAATGTCAAAGGTGCCTTGTGCAATAATGTTAACCCTGAAGCATGGTACGATGGTAAATGTGATTGCAATTCTTTGATTTCTGTATTCAAAGCCACAAGACCAAGGCCAGGTGAGTTGGTTTTATTGTTGTCTGACATCCTGCCcccataaaaaaaattaaaaaaaaacaacctggctCACATTCAAAGTCCAAAGCAACCGATGCTGCAATCCCACAGAACAATATCTGCTGACATCTGCCTTGCGTAAATGTCAGCAGATGTAATGCCTTTCTGTTGCTTGattttttaatgttttatttatttatttactcgttCAACAAAGAATCAAGTAGGGTGACACACAGCACCCCACATAAACTCAATTTACATCAAACTGCATTTCATTTTAGGGTAGATTTcttctcttcctttctttctgtttGCTTTAAGCCCTGCGGTGTGGAAACAGGAAACTCTTGCAGCCTCCATACAACTGGTTAGAAACTGGGACAGGGAACAGTAGAATAAACTGTTATGTCCAATTAAGGCTTTTGACATTTTATTTAAAAGAAATCTGCATCGGCCAACACACAAAGCTGTGAATCTTGACCATGACTCGGTAGGCTGGCAGAAAAGATGCAGAAAAGATGCAGCAGAGCTCTGCTCAGCTTGGCAG
The nucleotide sequence above comes from Lampris incognitus isolate fLamInc1 chromosome 10, fLamInc1.hap2, whole genome shotgun sequence. Encoded proteins:
- the LOC130119812 gene encoding neurexophilin-1 produces the protein MAWNQQNGKADKEEAESPSRSGSFSGSWREADELRELQWLPLALGQEDDSSGPKSSSDDSSKTVGLLSSQAPLSPLSRWMLHSKSRAANSTSLELPYRSPIPFSKQDFSKQEFWEMLGSDLLKPDALSSRVKRRPIVKTGKFKKMFGWGDFYSNIKTVRLNLLITGKIVDHGNGTFSVYFRHNSTGQGNISVSLVPPVKAVEFDLERQSVVYPKDSKIFNCRVDYEKVDRSKRTSLCNYDPSKTCFQEQTQSHVSWICSKPFKVICIYISFYSTDYRLVQKVCPDYNYHNEMPYLPSG